In the genome of Actinomadura luzonensis, the window GCCGACCGCTTCCCCGGCGCCCGCGCCGGGATCATCGGCGCGGCGGCGCTGTCCGGGCCCGACGAGCTGGCCGTGGTGGTCGGGCGCACGCCGGAGGAGGTGGCCGCCCTGGCCGGCACCCGGCAGGTGGACGCGGTGGAGACCGCGCTCCGGGTGGACGCGAACGCCGACCTGTACCGGTTCGGGTTCGCCGTCGCGGCGGCCGGGCTGACCGTGCCGCTGCTCGTGCTGGTGAACGCCGCCACCCGCCTCGCCGCCGCCCGCCGCGAGGCGCGTTTCGCCGCGATCCGGCTGGCCGGCGGCACCGCCCGCCAGGTGAGCGTGCTCGCCGCCGTGGAGGCCGCGCTCGGCGCGCTGCTGGGGACGCTGCTCGGCGTCGCGCTCTTCCAGCCGGTACGCCCGGCCGTCGCCCTGGTGCGGGTCACCGGCTCCCGCTTCTTCCCCGAGCTGGTCGCTCCGGAGGTCTGGCAGTACGCGGCCGTGCTCGCCGTCGTCCCGGCGCTGGCCGGCGGCACCGCGTTGTGGTCGCTGCGCCGGGTGCGGATCAGCCCGCTCGGCGCGGCCAGGAGGACCCCGCCGCGTCCGCCGCGGGCGTGGCGGCTGATCCCGCTGGTGGCCGGGCTGGGGCTGTTCGCGGGGCCGGTGTTCCGCGACGCCAAGGACGCCGACGCGCCGCCGGCCGTGGCGGGGCTCGTGCTGACCATGGCCGGGCTCGTCCTGGCGGGCCCGTGGCTGACGGCGCTGGCGGCCCGGCTGGCGGCCCGCGCGACCGGCGGCGCGGCGACGCTGCTGGCGGCGCAGCGGCTGGCCGCGGACCCGAAGGCGGCCTTCCGGTCGGTGAGCGGGCTGGTGCTCGCGGTGTTCGTCGGGACGGCGCTCGCGGGCATCGTCCCGGCCGTGGTGTCGGGGCAGCGGGCCGTGGCGGGCGGCACGCTGACCGACGTGCTGCGGGTGCCGCTCGGCCGGGTGCCGGGCGCGGGCGGGCTGCCCGCGCGGGCGGGCGCGGAGCTGCTGGACCGGTTGCGCGCGTTCACGGGGGCCGGCGTGCTGCCGATCTACGCCCTGCCGGAGGGCACGCGCGGCCAGGTGATCGGCCCGGACCGGCCGCCGCCCACCACCGTCGTCGCCTGCGCCGACCTGGCCCGCTACCCCGTGCTCGGCCGGTGCCCGGCGGGCGCGCAGGCGGTGACGGGCTACTTCGACCGCGTCGTCGAGGCCGACAACCCGCTGTCCATCGACCGGCTGCGTCCCTTCACCGGGCCGGCCGGCCGGGCGGTGTCGGTGACCGGGCTGAGCCTGTCCGCGGTCCTGGTCCGCACCGACGGCACGGGCGGCGCGCTGGAACGCGTCAGGACCCTGCTGTCCCGGTACAGCGTGGACGCGCCGATGACCTTCGCCGAGGTGGCCGAGGTCCGGGCGCGGCTGTACACGCAGGCCGAGAACGTGGGGCTGGCCATGGTCGTCCTGACCCTGCTGGCCGGCGGCTGCAGCCTGGTCGTGGCGGTGGGCGGCGGGCTGATGGAGCGCCGGCAGCCGTTCACGCTGCTGCGCCTGGCCGGCACGCCCGCCCGCACGCTGGCCGCGGTGGTGCTGCTGGAGTCGGCGCTGCCGCTCGTCCTGGCCGCCGTCGTCGCCGCCGCGGCCGGGTACGGCGTGGCGGGGCCGTTCGTCGCCGCGCTGGCGATGAAGGGCGCGTCCCTGGCGCTGCCCGGCCCGGTCTACTTCGGGGCGCTCGGCGCGGGGCTGGCCGCGTCCCTGCTGGTGGTCCTCGCCGCGCTGCCGCTGCTGCGGCACCTGACCGCGCCCGACAACGCGCGTTTCGAGTAGGAGACCCCCGCTCCTGATCGCGGAGCTGACAGGATCGCGGCATGCCCCGTGACTTCCCGCTGCGCGCCACCTTCGACCAGGTGGCCGGGTCCTACCAGGACGCCCGCCCCGACTACCCGCCCGGCCTGTACGCCGACCTGCTCGCCGACACCGGCCTCAGGCCGCCCGCGCCCCTGCTGGAGGTCGGCTGCGGCCCGGGCAAGGCCACGCTGCCGCTGGCGCGGGCGGGCTTCCCGATCACCGCGGTCGAGCTGGGCCCCGCCCTGGCGGCCGAGGCGCGGCGGCGGCTCGCCGGGTTCGCCGGCGTCGAGGTGGTGACGTCGTCCTTCGAGTCCTGGGAGCCGCCGCCGGGCGCCCGCTTCGCCCTGGTGTACGCGGCCACGGCCTGGAAGTGGGTGGACCCGGAGGTCAAGTACGCGAAAGCCGCGGACCTGCTCACGCCGGGCGGCCACCTGGCCGTGTGGAACGCCGACCACGCGCTGCCCGCCGGCCACGACCCGTTCTTCACCGAGATCCAGCGCGTCTACGAGGACCTCGGCGAGGGCCATCCCGGCCCGTGGCCGCCGCCCGAGAGCCCGCCCGACCCCACGGCCGACGAGCTGGCGGCCTCGGGACGGTTCGAGGTGACCGGGACGCGGCGCTACCTGTGGGCCCTGCGCTACACGGCGGAGGAGTACATCGCGTTGCTGGAGACGTTCTCCGGTCACATCGCCATGGACCCCGCCAAACGGGAGCACCTGTACGGGGAGATGCGCCGGCTGCTCGCCGCCCGCCCGGACGGGCGGCTCACCCGCCACTGGTCGGTCGTGCTGACGATCGGCAGGGTGCCGCCGGGATGAGTGCGTCCTCCTCGGCGGGCCCGGCCGGGTCGAGCGGGCGCGGCGCGGCCGGCCGCAGGACGGGGGCGAGGAAGGGCAGCAGGAGCACGACGGCGGTGATGAAGGCGAAGGCGGCCGGGTAGCCGAAGGCGCCCGCGAGCCAGCCCGTCACCGCCGGGGCCGTCAGCCCCGACAGGTACGTGATCGTGGCGACGCCCGCCACGCCCTCGCCCGCGGTCGGCCCGGCGTTGCCCGCCGCGGCGAGGGCCAGCGGCATGATGACGGCGACGCCGAGGCCGAGCAGGGCGAAGCCGGCGATGGCGAGCAGCGGGGTGCGGGCGGTGACGACGACGACCCCGCCGGCGACAGCGACGAGACCGCCCGCCCGCACGCAGGTCACCGGGCCGAGCAGGCGGATGATGCGGTCGCCGAGCAGGCGGGTGCCGGCCATGCACAGCATGAGGACGGTGTACGCGGCGGCGGCCAGGCCGGGCCCCGCCTCCGTGACCCTGGTGAGGTAGACGGCCGACCAGTTCGCGCTCGCGCCCTCGGCGAACGTCGCGCAGAAGCCGACCAGGCCGATGAGCAGGATGCCGCGGGCGGGGAGGGCGAAGCGGCGTGGCGGCGCCGCGCCGGCCGGGCGTTGCGCGGCGGTCACATGGTTCGGCAGGAGGCCGCGGCCGGCCGCCGCGCCGAGGGCGAGCAGGGCCAGGGACATCGCGGCCAGGTGCAGCCGGGCGTCCACGCCCGCCTGCGCGGCCAGCGCGCCGAGGCCGGCCGCGCCGAGGCTGCCGACGCTCCACATGCCGTGCAGGCCGGACATGATGGGCCGGTCGAGGTGGCGTTCCAGTTCGACGGCGTGAGCGTTCATGACGACGTCGGACATCCCGGCCGCGCAGCCGAACAGCAGGAACGCCACGAACAGCGCCGCCGGGACCGGGGCGAGGGCGGGCAGGGCGAGGCCGCCGCACCACAGGGCGATCAGCGCGCGGGTGGCGGTGCGGCTGCCGTACCGGAAGGCCAGGCGGCTAGCCACCGGCATGCCCAGGAACGCGCCGATCGACGGGCAGAGCATGGCCAGGCCGAGGGTGGCGGGGCTGAGGTGGAGGTGGTCCTGGATCCAGGGGATGCGGGTGGACAGGGAGCCGGCGACGGCGCCATGGGCGGCGAAGACGGCCGCTATCGCGCGGTGAGGCGTCATGTCTCTTAAATTAACAGGCAGGCTCCCTGATGAAAAGAGGTTTCGGGTAGGGAGCCTGCCTATTATGGGAGGCGTGAAGACCGCGACCCCGTCCATGGCCCGCGCCATCAACGACCGGCTGGCCCTCGACCTGCTGCTGGAGCGCGGCCCGCTGACCGCCCCCCAGCTCCGCGCGCTGACCGGGCTGTCCCGGCCGACCGTGTCCGACCTCATCGAACGGCTCCGGGACAGCGGGCTCATCGAGGTGACCGGCGAGTCCGGCGAGGACCGCCGGGGGCCGAACGCCCGGCTCTACGGCCTGGTCGCCCAGCGGGCCCACGTCGCGGGGGTGGACCTGCGGCGCGACGCCGTCAACGTCGTCGTCGCCGACATCACCGGCGCCACCGCCGGCTCGGCGAGCACCCCCCTGCGGGACGGGGTGCCGCTGGAGGAGCTGATCGAGGGCGTCGTGCGCGAGGCGGCCGGCGGGCGCGCGCTGGACAGCGTCGTCATCGGCGCGCCCGGGCTGGTCGACCCGAGGGACGGCGAGCTGGTGTCGCAGAACGACGTCCCGGGGTGGCGGCGCGGCGTCATGGGGGCGGTCAGGGACCGCCTCGGGCCGGGCGTGCCCGTCGTCCTGGAGAACGAGGTCAACCTCGCCGCCGTCGCCGAGCTGCGCGCCGGCGCGGCCCGGGGCAGCGCGGACTTCGTGCTGCTCTGGCTGGACGACGGCATCGGCGCGGCCGTCGTGCTCGGCGGCCGGCTGCGGCGCGGGGCGTCCGGCGGCGCGGGGGAGGTCGGGTTCCTGGAGGTGGGCGGCAGCAAGTTCTGCGACCTGGTCGCGCCGGAGGTCGCCGGGCGGCTGGAGCGGGCGGAGCTGGCCGGCCGGGTGGCGCTCGGGGTGTCCGCCTTCGTCGCCCTCCTCGACCCCGGCCTGGTCGTGCTCGGCGGGAAACGGGGCCACGAGGGCGGCGACGAGCTGGCCGCCGAGGTCGCCGGGCGGCTGCGCGAGCTGGCCCCCGCGCCGGCGGAGGTGCGGGCCAGCACGGTCGCGGGCAACGCCGTCCTGCAAGGGGCCGTGCTGACGGCCCTCGACCTCACCCGGGACCGGATCTTCGGCTGAGCGGCGCGGGCCGCCGCGACGGGAAGAGCGCGCGGGCGAGCGCGAGGTGAGTGAGCCGGCCGAGCGCGGCCGTGAACAGCGGCGGCCACGCGACCTGGCCGAGCGAGTAGCCGACCGCCACCAGGAGCGGAATCCACACCCGGTTCAGCGCCTGGTGGAGCAGGCCGGGCCGGCGGGTGTGCGCCTGGTCATCGTGCGGACAGCGTACGGGTGGCGGGATGGCATGCTGGACGCCGGAGGCGGCCGGCGAGCGCGCCGCCCCGGCGACGACGAGGAGACCGACGATGAGCGACCCCGCCCTCCGGCGCACCCCCCTGAGCGCCGACGAGCGCGCCCGCGCCGAGGCGAACTTCGTCCCGCTGGTCACCGGGCACCTGCGCGAGAGCGGCCGGTTCCGGATCACGGCCGACAGCGCCGAGACGATGGAGCTGTGGCAGGCGGTCGCCCGCCGGGCGGGCGAGACGCTGCGGCGGCCGGTCGTCAGCTACGCCAACGGCCGCGACATCGTGATCACCTTCGCCGACGCCGCCCCCGCCGCCGAGGTCCTCGGCTAGGGCGCCCGGCCCGCGCGGGGCCGGGAACCCGTCGTCCGGCAGGCGGTCAGTTCTGCACGGAGGAGCAGCGGTGCAGCACGGTGCCGCGCTTGCCGGCCGGGCCGTTCAGCCGGATGAAGGGCTGGACGGTGGTCGTGCCCGCGGCCACGTTGATCACCGCGAACGTCGAGCGGGTCTCGAAGAACTCCTGGTGGTTGGCGAAGTTCGCCGGGCCGAACCCGCCCTCGCTGACCGCCGCGTTGTTGACCGACCAGCCGAGCCGCAGCTCGGCGCCCGCGTCGACCCCGGCGTCCGCGCTGACGTCCGCCCTGATCGTCTGGGCCGAGGAGACCGTGATCGTGCGCGGCGCGGTGAGCGCCAGCCAGCCGAGCGAGGAGTCGAACCCGAACGAGCCGAGGTTGCAGCCCGCCTGCGCCGCGGGCAGCGCCGCGGCCGGCTGGGCGAGCGTGACGGCGGCCGCGAGCAATGCCGCGGCGCCCAGCGCGGCCGCCCCCGCCGCCGTCCGGCCCCGCCTGCTGGTGATGTGTCTCATGGAAATCCCCCTCCGTGGAACGGTCCGGCACCGTCCCGGGACCGGGGCGGCGCCTCGACACCTGGGGCGTGACATCCCGTTCCACGCGGACGCGGGGGGCCGGTCAGGGCTTGGGGGCCGGGGCGGCGCCTTTCGCGGCCTGGTCGTCCTCCTCCTCCACCCGGGCGAAGCCGGCCGAGTAGACGACCAGGCCGAGGACCCCGCCGACCAGGACGGCCACTCCGGCGAGCACCATGATGTGCCAGAGACCGGCGACCACCCCGACGAAGCCGAGCCCGAGTGAGGACTCCCTCGCCACCCGCACCACGACCGACCGCGCCGCCCGCCGCCGGTAGGCCTCGTGCCGGTTCAGCACGATGAGCGCGGCCAGGAGTGGGATGGCCAGCGAGAAGGCGATCACGCAGATCTTGGCGGACAGGTCGAGCGAGGCGGCCCCCGACGTCAGGAACGGCTGCACGAGGACGATCCCGATGGCGATCAGGCCGCTGTACATCAGGTTGTTCTGCCGGAGCAGTTCCTCCCCGTACCCGGACATCCGTCTCGTCCACCAGGCGGCCTGCGCGGCGGCCTGCCGCTCCCACTCCGCCGCCTGCGCCGCGGCGGCCTCCCGCTCGCGGCGCTCCTCGTCGTGCGTGTTGTCGTCCATGGCGACCATTGTGCAGACGCCGGGAGAGGCGTCAGGCCGAGGGGACCGGCTCCCGCAGCGGCAGGCGCACCTCGAACCACGTCTCGCCCGGCACCGACCGGACCTTGATCTCGCCGCCGTGCCGTCCCGCCACGATGCGGTAGGAGATGTCCAGCCCGAGGCCGGTGCCCTCGCCCACGCTCTTCGTGGTGAAGAACGGCTCGAAGATGCGGTCCTTGATCGCCTCGGGCACGCCGTGGCCGGTGTCGCCGATCTCGACGATCGCCTCGTCCTCGTCGTGCGCGGTGCGGACGGTGAGCGTGCCCTCCTCGTCCATCGCGTCGAGCGCGTTGTGGATGAGGTTGGTCCACACCTGGTTGAGCTCGCCCGCGTAGCAGGGGATGGGCGGCAGCGTGCGGTCGTAGTCGGTGACCACGGTGATGCCGGGCGGGATCTTGCCGCGGAAGATCGCGAGCGTGCTGTCCAGCAGCTCGTGCACGTCCACCTGCTGGAACGGCGCCCGGTCCATCTGGGAGTACTGCTTGGCCGAGCGGATCAGCGTGGTGATGCGCTCGGTCGCCTCGCCCACCTCGCTCAGCATCTGCGAGATCTCGATGGCCTCGGCCAGCCAGCGCACCGCCGACGGGGCGTGCTCCTCGCCCACCTTGCCGCGGATCTTCTCCAGGTCCTTCGGCGAGAACTCGGCCTGGACCAGCGCCGGGGCGAGGTCCCAGGCGTCCTCGACGCCCAGCTCCTCCAGCGCCTCGCCCAGCTCGTCCTCGGCGTCGGAGATCTCCAGCGGCGAGCGCTGCGTCTGCTTGCTCGCCAGCTTCGCCGTGCACGCCTCCTGCGCCTCGATGAGCGCGCGCAGCTTCTCCGGCGGGATGCCGTCCTCGGCGAGCTGGGCGAGCTGCAGCCGCGAGTTCTTGATGAGCTGGCGCAGCTCGCCGACGGCCCGCACGGCCGCCGCGGCCGGGTTGTTCAGCTCGTGGGTGAGACCGGCGGTGATCGTGCCGAGCGCGGTGAGCCGCTGCCGCCGGTCGATGATCTCGCGCTGCATGCGCCCGCCCGACAACATGCCGTCCAGCAGGTGCATCGCCATCGGGAACCACTCGGCCACGATGTAGGCGAACTTCCTGGCGGGCAGGATGAACATCCGCGACGGGGCCGTGGCGCGCAGCGTGTGCTGGTAGGTCTGCGGGGCGCGGTCGCCGAGGTAGGCGCTGGTGGCGCCGCCGTACACGCCGGGCTGGGACGTGCGGGGCATGGCCACTGTGCCCGCGCTGACCGTCTCGCTGATCATCTGGATCTCGCCCTCGATCAGCACGGCGAAGCACTCGGCCGGCTCGCCCTGGCGCAGGACGTCCTCGTCGGCCGCGAAGGTGGCCACCCGGCCGCTGTGGGCGAGCTTGGTGAGCTGGGCGTCGTCCAGCCGCTCGAACAGGAACAGCTTGCGCAGCTCGTCGATGTCGATCCGGTCGTCCCTGACGTTGGTCTCGGTCATTGCTTCTCCAAGTAGCGGTGCACCAGGGCGACGGCCATCGCGCCCTCTCCGACGGCGGAGGCCACCCGCTTGATCGACTCGGCGCGGACGTCGCCCGCGGCGAACACCCCGGGCACGTTCGTCTCCAGGTAGTACGGCTCGCGCCGCAGCGGCCAGTTGCGCGGCCGCTTGCCGCCCTGCACCAGGTCGGGGCCGGTCAGGACGAAGCCGCGCGCGTCGCGCTCGACCGTCTCGCCCAGCCAGGAGGTGAACGGCTCGGCGCCGATGAAGACGAACATCCACTGGGCGTCGACCGTGCGCTCCTCGCCCTTGGCCGACAGCGTCAGCCGCTCCAGGTGCCCGGTGCCGCCGCCGCCGACGACCTCGGTCTGGAGGTGCACCTCGATGTTGGGGATCGCGGCGATCTGCTCGATGAGGTAGTGCGACATGGACTTCTCCAAACCATCACTCCTCACCAACAAGTGGACCTTGCTCGCGAATCCCGCCAGGTAGACGGCCGCCTGCCCGGCCGAGTTGGCCGCGCCGACGATGTAGACCTCGGTGTCGGCGCAGGCGGGGGCCTCGGTGAGGGCGGCGCCGTAGAAGACGCCCCGGCCCACGAACTCGTCGAGGCCGGGCGCCTCCAGCCGCCGGTAGGTGACGCCGGTGGCGAGGATCACCGCGTGCGCCGCGATCTCGCCGCCGTCCCTGAAGCCGATCACGCGGGCCTGGCCGCGCGGCTCCAGCAGGGTCACCTTGCGCGCGGCCAGCAGCTCGGCGCCGAACTTCAGCGCCTGCCGCCGCGCCCGGTCGGCGAGCTGCTGGCCGGACACGCCGTCGGGGAAGCCCAGGTAGTTCTCGATGCGGGAGCTCTGGCCCGCCTGCCCGCCGGAGGCGTGCGCCTCGACGAGCACGGTGCGGAGCCCTTCCGAGGCGCCGTAGACGGCCGCGCCGAGCCCGGCCGGGCCGCCGCCGACGACGATGAGGTCGTAGAAGTCGGTGGCCGGCGTGGTCGACAGGCCGACGGCGGTGGCCAGCGTGGCCTGGTCGGGCGACTCCAGCGTGGTGCCGTCGCTGGTGACCACCAGCGGCAGGTGGCAGCCCTCGCCGGCGGCCTTGACGAGCTGCGCGCCCTCCGGGTCCTCGGCCAGCATCCACTGGTACGGCACGTGGTTGCGGGCCAGGAAGTCGCGCACCTGGTACGACTGCGCCGACCACCGGTCGCCGACCACGCGCAGCTCGGTGCGCTCGATGCGCTCGGTGCGCAGCCACGCGTCGAGCTGCCCGTCGATCACGGGGTAGAACTTCTCCTCCGGCGGGTCCCACGGCTTGAGCAGATAGTGGTCGAGGTCCACCACGTTGATCGCCTGGATGGCCGCGTCGGTGTCGGCGTAGGCGGTGAGCAGCACGCGCCGCGCGTACGGGTACATGTCCATCGCGGCTTCGAGGAACTGCACGCCGTTCATCTGCGGCATCCGGTAGTCGGCCAGGATGGCCGCCACGTCGTCGCCGCGCAGGCGCATCTCCTTGACCGCCTCGATGCCGTCACGGGCCGTCTCGGCGCGAACAATCCGGTATTCCTGGCCATAGCGGCGTCTCAGGTCGCGCGCCACCGCGCGCGAGACGCCCGGGTCGTCGTCCACCGTCACGATGACCGGCTTGTCCATGCCCCTACCTTCTCCCAATGGTCCTACACATGAAGGATGTCATGGGCGGGCGAGTGGGCGGGAAACGCGCTCATATCATGGGCCGATGGGCACCCGCGAGCGCATCGTCGACGCCGCCGAGCAGGTCATCCGCGAGTTCGGCATCGCCGGCGCCACCACCAAGCGCATCGCGGCGGCGGCCGGCTGCTCCGAGGCCCTGCTCTACAAGCATTTCCCGGGCAAGGAGAAGCTGCTGCTCGCGGTGCTGCTGGAGCGGCTGCCGGCGCTCGGCCCGGCTCTCACGCGGCTGCGGCTCGCGGCCGGCACCGGCGACGTGGCCGGCAACCTGACCGCGTTCACGCTGGCCGCGCTGGAGTTCTACACGCGGGCGGCGGGCATCGCCGCGGGCGTCATCGCCGACCCGTCGCTGATGGCGGGGTTCCGCGCCATGCTGGCCGCGAGCGGCAGCGGCCCCCACCTGCCGATCCTGGCGCTCGCCGAGGTCATCGCCGACGAGCAGCGCCGCGACCGCGTCGACCGCGAGATCGACCCGGGCGCGGCGGCGTCGATGCTGATGGGGGCCTGCTTCCACCGGGCCAACCTGTCGTACTACGTGGACCCGCCGGGCGACGACGCGGCCTGGGCGGCCACGCTGGTGGACACGCTGCTGAGAAGGTGACGGCTCAGGCGATGACCCGGCTCTCGCCGCCGTCCACCAGCAGCGACACCCCGTTGACGAACGACGCCCGCTCGCTGGCGAGGAACGCCACCGCGTCGCCCACCTCCTCGGGCCGCCCGATCCGGCCGAGCGGCACCGCCCTGGCCCGCTCGGCCAGTCCGTCCTCGCCGCCCGAGGTTTCGCGCAGCCGGTCGGTGTCGATCGGGCCGGGCAGCACGTTGTTGACCAGCACGCCGTCGGCGGCGACCTCGCGGGCCAGGGTGCGCACCACGCCGGCGACGGCCGAGCGGGTGGCGTTGGACAGCGCCAGTCCGTCCAGCGCCTCGCGCGCCGACCGGCTGGTGATCGTCACGATCCGGCCCCAGCCGCGCGAGCGCATCTCGGGCAGCACCGCGTGGATCAGCCGCACGGTGCCGAGCAGGTTGCGCTGCACGGCGACGTCCCAGTCGGCGAGGGTCGCGTCGGTGAAGCGGCCGGGCGGCGGGCCGCCCGCGTTGGCCACCAGGATGTCGACCGGGCCGAGCACGTCGCGGGTCTCCTCGACGATGCGCCGGGCGGCCGACGGGTCCTCCACGTCGGCCAGCACGGCGTGCACGACCTTGCCGAACTCCTGCAGCTCCACCACCGCGTCCGCCAGCCGTTCGGGGCTGCGGCCGACGATGCAGACGTCGCAGCCCTCCCGCGCGAGGCTCCTGGCCGTGGCCAGTCCGATGCCCGCGCTGCCTCCGGTGACCAGGGCGACCTTGCCCGAGATGCCGAGATCCATGGGGCGACTATAGATCGTCCTGGCCCGCCGGGCGGACCCGGACGAGCTTGTCGGGGTTGAGCACGCCGAAGATGTCGTGGATGCGGCCGCCCCTGACGTCGATCATGACGAGCTGGTGGTTGCCGGCGACGCTCGTCCAGACCGCGGGCCGGCCGTTGACGTCCAGCAGGCGGGCTTCGCTGAAGTCGTAGCGGCTGAGCAGGCCGGCCAGGAAGGCCAGGACCTTGCGCCGGCCGACGATCGGGCGCAGCGCCGCGCGCACCTTGCCGCCGCCGTCGTTCCAGGCCACGACGTCCTCGTGGAAGAGGTCCTTGAGCGCGTCGAGGTCGCCGCCCGCCGCGGCCGCCATGAACCTCTTGAGCAGCTTCGTGTGGTCCTCCGGGGAGGGCGTGAACCGGTCGCGGCCCTCGGCCAGCCGCACCGAGGCCCGGCGGTGGAGCTGGCGGGCGTTGGCCACCGACGTCCCGACGATCTCGGCGATCTGCTCGTAGGGCAGCTCGAACGCCTCCCGCAGCACGAACACCGCCCGCTCCGGCGGCGAGAGCCGCTCCATCAGGTGCAGCGTGGCGTAGGAGACGGTGTCGCGCAGCTCGGCGGTGTCGAGCGGCCCGGCCTCCGCCGTCGCGACCGGCTCGGGCAGCCACGGCCCCGGGTACGCCTCCCGCTTGACCCGCGCCGAGCGGAGCTGGTCCAGCGCCAGCCGCGACACCACGGTCACCAGGAACGCGCGCGGCTCCCTGATCCCGCTCCGGTCGGTGCCCTGCCAGCGCAGCCAGGCCTCCTGGACCACGTCCTCGGCGTCCCACATGCTGCCGAGCAGCCGGTAGGCCAGCCCGAGCAGCATCGGCCGGTGCTGCTCGAAGGCCGCGGCGGCGTCCGCTGTCAGCTCCACGTCAGGCATCATGCCGTCTCCTCGAAGAACGAGCCATGCCGGGGCCGCCAGTTCAGCACGAGCCGCGCGCGGCAGTTGTCGGCGCCGCGCAGCCGCGTCATGAACGCCACCCCGAACGGTCCCACGGCGAGCCGGGCCAGGAACGCCGGCACCCGCTTCGGCGGCGGCGCGCCCAGCTGCCGGGCGAAGGCGGGCAGCCACTCGCGCATCGGCGTCGGGGTGTCGTCCACGACGTTGAGCGCGCCGGTGACGTCCCGGTCGAGCGCGGCCACCACGGCGGTGGCGGCGTCGTGCGCGTGGGTGAAGGACAGCACCGAGCCGCCGTCGCCGACGACCGGCATCCGGCCCCTGAGGACGGCCCGCGTGGTCGAGCCGTCCTTGTCGTACGCGGAGCCGGGGCCGGTCAGGTGGCCGAAGCGCAGCACCAGGCCGCCCGCCGCGACCGTCTGCCGCTCCAGCGACTCCAGCGCCGCCACCACCGGCCGGTACACCTTGGGGGCCTCCCGCCACAGCGGCGCGTCCTCGTCGGCGAGGCCGGGCGCGGGCGCGTAGGCGTAGGCGAGGCCCTGGGAGACGATCCGGGCGCCGGGGGCGGCCTCGATGAGGTTGCGGGTGCCCTCGTCGCGCAGCCGGTTCGTCAGCGCGAACTGGCGGTCGATGCGGCGCGGGTCGATGACCGGCGGGATGGCCGTGAGCAGGTGGACCACGGCGTCCGGGCGGGCCCGCCGGACGGCGCGCACGGTCGCCTCGCGGTCCAGCGCGTCCACGGCCAGGTCGCCGTGCCTGGACAGGGTGACCACCTCGTGGCCCACGGCGCGCAGCAGCGGCACGAGCTGCCGCCCGATCACGCCCGTCGCCCCCGCCACCAGAACCTTCATGTCGCCTCCTCGTTCGTGCTCGTGCCGTCAGGACGGGGCAGCGGGCGCGGATGTGACAGTTCCGGGTGGCGAACCCGTCACAACCGTGATGAGCTGGGCGGGTGGCAAGAAACCTGATCCTGTCGGGAGGCGTGTTCCACGACTTCGCCGCCACGTCGGCCGCCCTGGCCGAGGTGCTGGCCGAGGTGGGCGTCGAGTCGGAGATCACCGAGGACATCGCGGGCGCGCTCGCCGAGCCGCCGGAGGTCCAGCTCATCACCGT includes:
- a CDS encoding TetR/AcrR family transcriptional regulator, with translation MGTRERIVDAAEQVIREFGIAGATTKRIAAAAGCSEALLYKHFPGKEKLLLAVLLERLPALGPALTRLRLAAGTGDVAGNLTAFTLAALEFYTRAAGIAAGVIADPSLMAGFRAMLAASGSGPHLPILALAEVIADEQRRDRVDREIDPGAAASMLMGACFHRANLSYYVDPPGDDAAWAATLVDTLLRR
- a CDS encoding SDR family NAD(P)-dependent oxidoreductase, producing the protein MDLGISGKVALVTGGSAGIGLATARSLAREGCDVCIVGRSPERLADAVVELQEFGKVVHAVLADVEDPSAARRIVEETRDVLGPVDILVANAGGPPPGRFTDATLADWDVAVQRNLLGTVRLIHAVLPEMRSRGWGRIVTITSRSAREALDGLALSNATRSAVAGVVRTLAREVAADGVLVNNVLPGPIDTDRLRETSGGEDGLAERARAVPLGRIGRPEEVGDAVAFLASERASFVNGVSLLVDGGESRVIA
- a CDS encoding NAD-dependent epimerase/dehydratase family protein codes for the protein MKVLVAGATGVIGRQLVPLLRAVGHEVVTLSRHGDLAVDALDREATVRAVRRARPDAVVHLLTAIPPVIDPRRIDRQFALTNRLRDEGTRNLIEAAPGARIVSQGLAYAYAPAPGLADEDAPLWREAPKVYRPVVAALESLERQTVAAGGLVLRFGHLTGPGSAYDKDGSTTRAVLRGRMPVVGDGGSVLSFTHAHDAATAVVAALDRDVTGALNVVDDTPTPMREWLPAFARQLGAPPPKRVPAFLARLAVGPFGVAFMTRLRGADNCRARLVLNWRPRHGSFFEETA
- a CDS encoding RNA polymerase sigma-70 factor; its protein translation is MMPDVELTADAAAAFEQHRPMLLGLAYRLLGSMWDAEDVVQEAWLRWQGTDRSGIREPRAFLVTVVSRLALDQLRSARVKREAYPGPWLPEPVATAEAGPLDTAELRDTVSYATLHLMERLSPPERAVFVLREAFELPYEQIAEIVGTSVANARQLHRRASVRLAEGRDRFTPSPEDHTKLLKRFMAAAAGGDLDALKDLFHEDVVAWNDGGGKVRAALRPIVGRRKVLAFLAGLLSRYDFSEARLLDVNGRPAVWTSVAGNHQLVMIDVRGGRIHDIFGVLNPDKLVRVRPAGQDDL
- a CDS encoding FAD-dependent oxidoreductase → MDKPVIVTVDDDPGVSRAVARDLRRRYGQEYRIVRAETARDGIEAVKEMRLRGDDVAAILADYRMPQMNGVQFLEAAMDMYPYARRVLLTAYADTDAAIQAINVVDLDHYLLKPWDPPEEKFYPVIDGQLDAWLRTERIERTELRVVGDRWSAQSYQVRDFLARNHVPYQWMLAEDPEGAQLVKAAGEGCHLPLVVTSDGTTLESPDQATLATAVGLSTTPATDFYDLIVVGGGPAGLGAAVYGASEGLRTVLVEAHASGGQAGQSSRIENYLGFPDGVSGQQLADRARRQALKFGAELLAARKVTLLEPRGQARVIGFRDGGEIAAHAVILATGVTYRRLEAPGLDEFVGRGVFYGAALTEAPACADTEVYIVGAANSAGQAAVYLAGFASKVHLLVRSDGLEKSMSHYLIEQIAAIPNIEVHLQTEVVGGGGTGHLERLTLSAKGEERTVDAQWMFVFIGAEPFTSWLGETVERDARGFVLTGPDLVQGGKRPRNWPLRREPYYLETNVPGVFAAGDVRAESIKRVASAVGEGAMAVALVHRYLEKQ